In Montipora foliosa isolate CH-2021 chromosome 13, ASM3666993v2, whole genome shotgun sequence, one DNA window encodes the following:
- the LOC137982492 gene encoding G2/mitotic-specific cyclin-B3-like, with the protein MVKTRSKVQVTAVFQKISKKRPSDENEVVQIALKAVEQAKRSAECSPDNAPSRKRSAFGDITNATLEPQLGKGQKKKATVSGVIRKELQKQRQGKAKVTCVKEKSKRRPSKETESFDTKPEIAEEEDNSPSGKIKCSSTDSLQDSVATTQDTLQSTRSSTGEVLDDVSLAVSGSNSAISSLGEASSSSDKNEKDEAENQQEDEKAEDSAENQVIDIDADTSDPVTVSEYAHEIFVNMKSREELFPLSNYMETRTDITPQMRSILVDWLVEVQECFELYHETLYLGVKLFDHFLDQTPNIKRDELQLIGATTLIISSKIEERHPPCMDDFIYICDDAYQQHQFTAMESRIIRSLGFDINIPIPYRFLRRYAKAAFADIETLTLARFLLESSLLESRFIAYRASHIAASCLYLALLMKDWHTDWTPTLVHYTGYEKSELRDCVLHLNAMNAAPQHRNLMTIRNKYSHKVFHEVAKIPAVDILTIQDKI; encoded by the exons ATGGTCAAGACACGTTCAAAAGTGCAAGTTACCGCGGTTTTCCAGAAAATATCGAAG AAGAGACCTTCAGATGAAAACGAAGTGGTGCAAATTGCTTTAAAAGCTGTGGAACAAGCAAAACGTTCGGCCGAATGTTCTCCAGACAATGCCCCATCAAGGAAGAGGTCTGCCTTCGGTGATATCACAAAT GCAACCTTAGAACCGCAGTTGGGCAAGGGTCAAAAAAAGAAAGCCACGGTAAGCGGTGTGATTCGGAAAGAACTTCAAAAGCAGCGACAAGGCAAGGCGAAGGTCACCTGTGTCAAGGAAAAATCCAAGCGAAGACCAAGCAAAGAGACGGAATCATTCGATACCAAACCAGAGATTGCTGAAGAAGAGGACAACTCTCCCTCTGGTAAAATCAAATGCTCGTCAACAGACTCACTTCAAGACTCTGTGGCGACAACTCAAGACACTCTGCAATCAACAAG GAGCAGTACAGGAGAAGTTCTTGATGATGTCAGCTTGGCTGTAAGTGGCAGTAATTCTGCAATTTCAAGCTTGGGAGAAGCATCCTCCAG ttcagaTAAAAACGAAAAAGATGAGGCAGAAAACCAACAAGAGGATGAAAAG GCTGAGGATTCAGCTGAAAACCAAGTGATTGATATTGATGCAGACACATCTGATCCTGTTACAGTGTCTGAGTATGCACACGAGATCTTTGTTAACATGAAATCTAGAGAG GAGTTGTTCCCGCTATCCAACTACATGGAGACTCGAACTGACATAACTCCTCAAATGCGTTCCATTTTGGTAGACTGGTTAGTGGAAGTGCAAGAGTGTTTTGAACTCTACCACGAGACTCTCTATCTGGGAGTCAAGCTTTTTGATCATTTTCTGGACCAGACACCCAATATCAAGAGAGATGAACTTCAGCTTATTGGTGCAACCACACTCATCATCTCTTCTAAAATTGAG GAGCGTCACCCACCCTGTATGGATGATTTTATTTACATCTGCGATGATGCATACCAACAGCATCAGTTTACTGCTATGGAGAGTAGAATAATACGTAGCCTTGGGTTTGATATAAACATTCCAATACCATACAGATTCCTTAGAAGATATGCCAAG GCTGCCTTTGCAGATATTGAGACCCTTACGTTGGCCCGTTTCCTTCTGGAGTCTTCTCTCCTAGAGAGCCGCTTCATCGCCTACAGGGCTTCGCACATTGCAGCATCATGCCTTTACCTGGCCTTGCTGATGAAGGATTGGCACACTGACTGGACGCCAACCCTAGTACATTACACAGGGTACGAAAAGAGTGAGCTGCGAGACTGTGTATTGCATCTTAATGCAATGAATGCTGCTCCACAGCACAGAAACCTCATGACCATAAGAAACAAGTATTCTCACAAAGTGTTTCATGAGGTTGCAAAAATTCCTGCTGTGGACATATTAACGattcaagataaaatatag